In the genome of Nocardia sp. NBC_00416, one region contains:
- a CDS encoding MFS transporter — protein sequence MPVIPEAAGPRHRRAPGSANAFRALRSRPFRWYFAGQIASASGTFLQATAIGRLVLQLTGSPASLGTVLAAGGLPQLLFGPWGGMIADRVDLRRLLIGTQIGNGLLAAALWLTAVTGHAGVPSIVAISVAGGLVQILDAPARQTFVAQLVPAADLASAASVNGVVMNSARVVGPVLAGLLIASVGTVPCSFGIALAATAVAPNLITACAALSATGGAAFCFVTLASTALQLHSDPAYRGRVMALWVFVFLGTTPIGSLVTGWIINLAGPRAALLVGAAACLAAASLAARVHTPPHPDAVLRKR from the coding sequence GTGCCGGTGATCCCCGAAGCCGCTGGGCCGCGACACCGTCGGGCGCCCGGGTCGGCGAACGCCTTCCGCGCGCTGCGGTCGCGGCCGTTCCGCTGGTACTTCGCGGGCCAGATCGCCTCCGCCAGCGGCACATTCTTGCAGGCGACAGCGATCGGCCGGCTGGTACTGCAGCTGACCGGGTCACCGGCGTCGCTGGGCACGGTCCTGGCCGCAGGCGGCCTCCCGCAATTGCTGTTCGGCCCGTGGGGCGGGATGATCGCCGACCGGGTGGATCTACGCCGCCTCCTGATCGGCACCCAGATCGGGAACGGGCTGCTGGCAGCCGCGCTCTGGCTGACGGCGGTAACCGGACATGCGGGGGTGCCGTCGATCGTCGCCATCTCAGTGGCGGGCGGCCTGGTGCAGATACTCGACGCGCCCGCGCGCCAGACCTTCGTCGCGCAGCTGGTTCCGGCCGCGGACCTGGCCAGTGCGGCCAGCGTCAACGGTGTCGTCATGAACAGCGCTCGTGTCGTCGGTCCGGTGCTGGCCGGCCTGCTGATCGCATCCGTAGGCACCGTGCCGTGTTCCTTCGGTATCGCTCTGGCCGCGACCGCCGTGGCACCGAATCTGATCACCGCGTGCGCGGCGCTATCAGCTACCGGCGGCGCGGCATTCTGCTTCGTCACGCTGGCATCTACTGCACTGCAACTACATTCGGACCCCGCGTACCGAGGCCGGGTCATGGCGCTCTGGGTGTTCGTCTTTCTCGGCACCACCCCGATCGGCAGCCTGGTCACCGGGTGGATCATCAACCTCGCCGGTCCTCGTGCCGCTCTCCTCGTCGGCGCGGCTGCCTGCCTGGCCGCCGCCTCCCTCGCTGCCCGAGTGCACACGCCGCCCCATCCGGACGCGGTGCTCCGAAAGCGTTGA
- a CDS encoding MarR family winged helix-turn-helix transcriptional regulator, translating into MTTQPMQPPARQPIGFWTVRAGAAIGARTRAALEAIGVTQAEWWVLHQLSLHPEGLSRAAIIRTIGPNGSVAAIDAALASAIRKGWVREAGASLESTEVGTERFERAAHVQKALHDERMQGISEEEYVTTITVLQRTIANVGGDAWHW; encoded by the coding sequence ATGACGACACAGCCCATGCAACCTCCTGCCCGCCAGCCGATCGGATTCTGGACAGTCCGCGCCGGTGCGGCCATCGGAGCCCGTACCCGCGCCGCGCTCGAAGCGATCGGTGTGACCCAGGCCGAATGGTGGGTCCTGCATCAGCTCTCGCTGCACCCGGAGGGTCTGTCACGAGCCGCGATCATCCGGACGATCGGTCCGAACGGCTCGGTTGCCGCGATAGACGCAGCCCTGGCCTCGGCGATCCGGAAAGGGTGGGTGCGGGAAGCCGGCGCGAGCCTCGAATCCACCGAGGTCGGGACCGAGCGATTCGAGCGCGCCGCGCACGTGCAGAAAGCCCTGCACGACGAACGGATGCAGGGCATCAGCGAGGAAGAGTACGTCACGACCATCACTGTCCTGCAGCGAACCATCGCGAACGTCGGTGGCGACGCCTGGCACTGGTAG
- a CDS encoding adenylate/guanylate cyclase domain-containing protein has product MVSKVKVLLWLGHVALPALGLWLLVSRPELDTDYEHHGTHFWLVLTTAALAMALGVMLFRAARMRRDARLILVSLVFQFSAGFLGLHALATPGVILLTPNAGFVYSVPVGLGLGGAAALASSVEFGPAAAARLHRSAWMLSALPTLLLVTWAVVSMAQLPPLHHAPDPTEARGPLVGVAFVGSACYLAAAFRYGRQYARRRGVVLLSVLTAFVLLAEALFAVGFSRSWHTSWWEWHVLMLAAFVLISSSAHLQFRREGSALGLFDSVTLHQTMAGLERDYTRALNEMVDALQARAEGGVASTEPLGAVGARLSKRFGLTERQVAVLQQGAYALGSEREQVRRLGLLAVIGERSNVIRGEKDLLDDVLHLVSQAFERDRFRLGLVRGHELVFSDGGPADPRSLGFPLVVKGSRAGMLEAHRVGGRFSDTELAMLRSFADRTSVMVENARLYQQIDGLFRSYMSPTVATALIADPSQAGLGGRIAEVSVLMADLSGFTPFSESATPEAVVHMLNTYYGVIVPAILDCGGTVVQFVGDAVMALFNAPTHQPDHALRAAAAGLALQRVVAETAVPHPGWPRFRVGVNTGPALVGNIGAQQMRNYTAIGDTTNLAARLESLAEPGTVVIGSPTYAHLGSRAQVRSRGTVTVRGRSEPVTCYVLDGLR; this is encoded by the coding sequence ATGGTGTCGAAGGTCAAGGTTCTGCTCTGGCTGGGACACGTCGCACTCCCTGCGCTCGGGTTGTGGCTGCTGGTATCCCGTCCCGAACTCGACACCGACTACGAGCACCACGGGACGCATTTCTGGTTGGTGCTCACCACCGCCGCCCTCGCGATGGCGCTGGGCGTGATGTTGTTCCGGGCCGCCCGGATGCGCCGGGACGCCCGGTTGATCCTGGTATCGCTGGTGTTCCAGTTCAGTGCGGGTTTCCTCGGGTTGCACGCCTTGGCGACTCCCGGCGTGATCCTGTTGACGCCGAACGCCGGCTTCGTCTATTCGGTACCCGTCGGGCTGGGACTCGGCGGTGCTGCCGCCCTGGCGTCGTCGGTGGAATTCGGTCCCGCGGCGGCCGCCCGATTGCATCGGTCGGCGTGGATGTTGTCCGCACTCCCCACGCTGCTGCTCGTGACGTGGGCCGTGGTATCGATGGCACAGTTACCGCCACTGCACCACGCGCCCGACCCGACGGAGGCCAGAGGACCGCTGGTCGGGGTGGCCTTCGTCGGGTCCGCGTGTTATCTCGCCGCGGCATTTCGCTATGGCCGCCAGTACGCGCGACGACGGGGCGTGGTGCTGCTGAGCGTGCTCACCGCCTTCGTGCTACTGGCCGAGGCACTTTTCGCCGTGGGTTTCAGTCGCAGTTGGCACACCTCGTGGTGGGAATGGCATGTGCTGATGCTGGCTGCCTTCGTGCTCATCTCCAGTAGCGCCCACCTGCAATTCCGGCGGGAGGGCTCGGCTCTCGGACTCTTCGACAGCGTCACCCTGCACCAGACCATGGCGGGGCTGGAGCGCGACTACACACGGGCCCTCAACGAGATGGTCGACGCGCTGCAGGCGCGCGCCGAGGGCGGCGTCGCCTCGACCGAGCCGCTGGGAGCGGTCGGGGCCCGGTTGTCCAAACGATTCGGGCTCACCGAACGTCAGGTCGCGGTACTGCAGCAGGGCGCCTACGCGCTGGGTAGCGAGCGGGAGCAGGTCCGCCGCCTGGGGCTGCTGGCGGTGATCGGTGAGCGGTCGAACGTCATTCGCGGCGAAAAGGATCTGCTCGACGACGTGCTGCACCTCGTTTCGCAGGCGTTCGAACGGGATCGATTCCGGTTGGGGTTGGTTCGAGGCCACGAACTGGTCTTCTCCGACGGTGGGCCTGCCGACCCGCGGTCGCTGGGGTTTCCGCTGGTCGTCAAGGGAAGCCGGGCCGGAATGCTCGAGGCGCACCGGGTGGGAGGCCGCTTCAGCGATACCGAGCTGGCGATGTTGCGATCGTTCGCCGATCGGACGTCGGTCATGGTGGAGAACGCCCGCCTGTATCAGCAGATCGACGGACTGTTCCGGTCCTATATGTCGCCTACGGTAGCGACCGCGCTGATCGCCGACCCGTCCCAGGCCGGACTCGGCGGCCGGATCGCCGAGGTCAGCGTGCTCATGGCCGACCTGTCGGGATTCACGCCGTTCTCCGAGTCCGCGACCCCGGAAGCGGTGGTGCACATGCTGAACACGTATTACGGCGTGATCGTGCCGGCGATTCTGGACTGCGGTGGGACGGTGGTCCAGTTCGTCGGCGACGCGGTGATGGCCCTGTTCAACGCGCCGACGCACCAGCCGGATCATGCGCTGCGGGCGGCCGCCGCGGGACTCGCGCTCCAGCGGGTGGTCGCCGAAACAGCGGTTCCGCACCCCGGTTGGCCGCGTTTCCGGGTCGGGGTCAATACCGGTCCGGCGCTGGTCGGCAATATCGGCGCGCAGCAGATGCGCAACTACACCGCGATCGGTGATACGACCAACCTCGCCGCCCGGCTGGAGAGTCTGGCGGAGCCGGGGACCGTGGTCATCGGCTCGCCGACCTACGCGCACCTCGGCTCGCGCGCACAGGTGCGCAGCCGTGGCACAGTCACTGTCCGAGGCCGGAGTGAACCGGTGACCTGCTATGTGCTGGATGGATTGCGGTGA
- a CDS encoding Crp/Fnr family transcriptional regulator, translating into MTTDFEILRGLRESERREILASCTPRRYKRREILCHEGDPGDCLHLIKSGRLIVRVATPFGDSATLTMLGPGYSFGELAVLDSSARRTATVEAVENVETLTFSRAQLTALRQSYPEIDRVMIATLAAQVRRLSAQVLEALYLPVETRVVRRLIDLASIYGGSNSVAEIRLNQQDLASMAGTTRATANKVLRDLQQRNILALTRGRITVIDRAALVGSAR; encoded by the coding sequence GTGACCACCGATTTCGAGATACTCCGTGGATTGCGCGAATCGGAGCGGCGCGAAATCCTCGCCTCGTGCACACCGCGCCGGTACAAACGCCGGGAAATCCTCTGCCACGAAGGCGATCCCGGTGACTGTCTGCATCTGATCAAGTCCGGCCGGCTCATCGTCCGGGTCGCCACCCCGTTCGGGGACAGCGCGACGCTGACCATGCTCGGCCCCGGCTACTCGTTCGGCGAACTGGCGGTGCTCGACAGCAGCGCCCGCCGTACCGCGACTGTCGAGGCGGTCGAGAATGTCGAAACGTTGACGTTCAGCCGCGCACAGTTGACGGCGCTGCGGCAGAGTTACCCGGAGATCGACCGGGTCATGATCGCCACCTTGGCCGCTCAGGTGCGGCGGCTCTCTGCTCAGGTGCTCGAGGCGTTGTATCTACCGGTGGAAACCCGGGTCGTCCGGCGTCTGATCGATCTTGCCTCGATCTATGGCGGATCGAATTCCGTTGCCGAGATCCGGCTCAATCAGCAAGATCTGGCGTCCATGGCCGGAACGACCAGGGCCACGGCGAACAAGGTGCTGCGCGATCTGCAACAACGCAACATTCTCGCGCTGACCCGTGGTCGCATCACCGTGATCGACCGGGCGGCGCTGGTCGGCTCCGCCCGTTGA
- a CDS encoding MaoC family dehydratase: protein METETAFDRSRFEIVAPRTFEDLRIGEVFRAPSRTLTDAHASAFQVVSADNHPVHYDAEWARAHGHSAPVVHGLQVLAFTAPGATLFPHVIGEVFVAFSSLSCEFHVEVHAGDTLYSQLEIIELTPSGDNGLVTTAVSVHNQRGELVLSGRHGYLLRRTVADEQRWRHAASNGGR, encoded by the coding sequence ATGGAGACCGAAACAGCGTTCGATCGGAGCCGATTCGAGATCGTTGCGCCTCGCACGTTCGAGGACTTGCGGATCGGCGAGGTTTTCCGGGCGCCGAGCCGCACGCTCACCGATGCCCATGCCTCCGCGTTCCAGGTGGTGTCGGCGGACAACCATCCTGTCCACTACGACGCGGAGTGGGCGCGTGCGCACGGACACTCCGCACCAGTGGTGCACGGCCTGCAGGTCCTGGCCTTCACCGCGCCGGGTGCGACGCTGTTCCCGCATGTCATCGGTGAGGTATTCGTCGCGTTCAGCAGCCTCTCCTGTGAATTCCACGTCGAGGTGCACGCCGGGGACACACTGTATTCGCAGCTGGAGATCATCGAGCTCACACCCAGCGGCGACAACGGTCTGGTCACCACCGCGGTATCGGTCCACAACCAGCGTGGGGAGCTCGTCCTGTCGGGCCGTCACGGCTATCTGCTGCGGCGCACCGTTGCCGACGAGCAGCGGTGGCGGCATGCTGCGTCGAACGGTGGCCGATGA
- a CDS encoding alpha/beta hydrolase-fold protein, which produces MVRTHTVAAGETLPALALRFYGDADLSPLIATASGITGPDAIDIVEPGAVGVGQQLIIPDFTGHEVLPGDTLPELALRCYGDAGLSPLIATASGITESDVDVGRRLIIPELVRYKVVAGDTLPELALRYYGDASYSPLIATVNGIAEPDVIDIGQILVLFAGRSNGFGLSIVDRNENDPRMWYYRFQTSAIGWNPGVNVLLPDDYRTSGRAYPVLYLFHGGDQDFRAFDFLGIRELTAGKPIIVVMPDGGHAGWYSNPVSSFVGPRNWETFHIAQLLPWIDANFRTYAEYDGRAVAGFSMGGFGALKYMAKYYGHFASVSSHSGPASLRRDFGLVVHWANVSSAAADLAGGTIYGAPFWNQARVTADNPVERIDRYRNKRIFFVAGTSPDPINWFDSVNETQVLAGQREFRERLTAVGIPHEGHEAPGGHVFRPDMFAVDLDGIIARLRPAALV; this is translated from the coding sequence ATGGTCAGAACACACACGGTGGCCGCCGGGGAAACGCTGCCGGCATTGGCACTTCGTTTCTACGGCGACGCGGACCTATCTCCACTGATCGCCACCGCCAGCGGAATCACCGGTCCCGACGCCATCGATATCGTCGAACCCGGTGCAGTCGGCGTGGGGCAACAGCTGATCATTCCCGATTTCACCGGACACGAGGTTCTCCCGGGGGACACGCTGCCGGAATTGGCATTGCGCTGCTACGGCGACGCGGGACTGTCTCCGCTGATCGCCACCGCCAGCGGAATCACCGAATCCGACGTCGATGTGGGGCGACGGCTGATCATTCCCGAGCTCGTGAGATACAAGGTTGTCGCAGGGGACACGCTGCCGGAATTGGCATTGCGCTACTACGGCGACGCCTCGTATTCTCCGCTGATCGCCACTGTCAATGGCATTGCCGAACCCGACGTCATCGATATCGGGCAGATACTGGTCCTATTCGCCGGTCGCAGTAACGGATTCGGACTGTCGATCGTGGACCGCAACGAGAACGACCCTCGGATGTGGTATTACCGGTTCCAGACCAGTGCGATCGGCTGGAACCCCGGAGTCAATGTCCTGCTTCCCGACGACTATCGCACCAGCGGACGCGCGTATCCCGTCCTCTACCTGTTCCACGGCGGCGACCAGGACTTCCGCGCATTCGACTTTCTGGGCATCCGCGAACTCACCGCCGGAAAGCCGATCATCGTCGTGATGCCCGACGGCGGACACGCGGGCTGGTACTCCAATCCGGTCAGCTCATTCGTCGGCCCCCGGAACTGGGAGACATTCCACATCGCCCAGCTGCTCCCCTGGATCGACGCTAATTTCCGGACGTACGCCGAATACGACGGCCGTGCGGTAGCCGGGTTTTCGATGGGCGGCTTCGGTGCGCTGAAATACATGGCCAAGTACTACGGCCACTTCGCCTCGGTCAGCAGCCATTCCGGCCCGGCGAGTCTGCGTCGCGACTTCGGACTGGTCGTGCATTGGGCGAACGTGTCCTCGGCCGCGGCGGACCTGGCCGGCGGCACGATCTACGGCGCGCCGTTCTGGAACCAGGCCAGAGTCACCGCAGACAACCCCGTCGAGCGTATCGACAGGTACCGGAACAAGCGGATCTTCTTCGTCGCCGGCACCAGTCCGGATCCGATCAACTGGTTCGACAGCGTGAACGAGACCCAGGTGCTCGCCGGCCAACGGGAGTTCCGTGAACGCCTCACGGCGGTCGGCATCCCACATGAAGGGCACGAGGCGCCCGGCGGTCACGTCTTCCGGCCCGACATGTTCGCCGTCGACCTCGACGGCATCATCGCCCGGCTGCGACCTGCGGCTCTCGTGTGA